GTATCCGAGATCCCGCGGCAAGGTCGCGCTCTCTACCCTTGCCGGCGAACATGTCGGCCAACGCCGCCGCCATCTCCAGGTAGCTGCGTCGACTTTGCTTGCTCAGCCGGTCCAGGCCAATCTCTTCGCCTGCATGTATAGGCCGATCGAACGGCAACGCCACCGTGGCGGGCACCTGGGCGGACAACTGCTCAAGTTCCTTCGCGGCCAAAGTATTCGGCTTGGCCAGTTCGGTGTGGTTGATCGCCAGCACCGTCGAGGTAAGCAATCGCTGATATCCGTTGTTACGCAACCACTCTTCCAGGGTGATTCTGGTTTCTCTATCGCGTCGATAGAGGTGTTGCTGACCACCACCAAGGCCCGTGGCGCCGGCAGAACCGCTTCCATGACACCGGACTTCAGCGCCTTGACGCAGTCCACCAGCACCACCGAGTAATGGTTCCTCAGAATCGAAAACACTTTGACCACGTCGAAGCGCTCGATACGCCAATTGGTGTTCGCATATTCCGGTAGACCAAGCACTTCCAGCCCGCAGCTGTTCATGTATGTATGCGCGCGCACATCGAGATACCCCGTGACCGAATCGTCCCTGAGGATGTCGACCATATTGAGTCGGCTCCGGCGACCATGCCGCTCGGACAGATCGCCACCATCGATGTCGACGGCGATGACCCGGTCGTCGCGCACGTCGGCGAAAGTTGACCCGAGCGCCTCAACGACCGTGGTCTTGCCGACCCCACCTTTGAGGTTGAGGACCGCGATAGGAAACGCGCTCTCGACGACTGCGCGGATGCGCTCGCGCAGCCTGAGTTCGTCACGTCAAGTCTTTGCTTGGCCCAAGGTCGATCCTGGTGAGGCGGATAGATCAGGTCTCGCCAGCCCAATCCCGCGGAGCCCGCGGTAACCCGCTGATCGAGGCCGTCGAGCGCCGTCCCGCCCGGGATCCGCTCACGACGGACCGGTGTCTGCAGCTGCGTTGCCGACGGGGTCGGTGCGCGGGACCGAGACCACCCGGGGGACTCGCGGCGCTGGGGCGCATCTGCCACGCAGGGCCGCGGCACCGTAGTGGACGCCCGGTCGGTAACGCGCCAGCTTGGCGAGGGCGCCCGACGAGCGGCCCGCGTGAGATCTCCGCGAGAATGACCGCGGTTGCTCATGGTTGACGGTATAGCCGTTCAGATTGTCCGAAAACCGAAAACCAGCGAATACCACACCGCATTCAGCCAGTCGTTAAGCCCGCGTTCGACGAATTCGGGGCTAACCGAAGAACGCCGCAGCATCGTCGTAGCGGCTCGGCGGCACCAGTTTGAGCTGGCGCACCGCATCGGCCAGCGGAACTCGGCCGATGTCCTGCCCGCGCAGCGATACCATCTGGCCGTATTCGCCCGCATGCGCGGCGTCGGCCGCGTTGACGCCGAACCGGGTGGCCAGCACCCGGTCGAAGGCCGTCGGGGTGCCGCCCCGCTGGACGTGGCCCAGCACGGTCACCCGGACGTCCTTGTTGATGCGCTTTTCCACCTCGAGCCCGAGCTGCGCCGCGACCCCGGTGAAACGCTCATGGCCGAACTCGTCAAGCCCGCCCTCACGCAACTGCATTGACCCCGGAATCGGCTTGGCTCCTTCCGCCACCACGCAAATGAAGTGCGAGTCGCCACGCTGAAAGCGTCGCTTAACGAGCCTGCATACCTCTTCGACGTCGAAGGGCTGTTCGGGGATCAGCGTCATGTGAGCGCCGGACGCCAGCCCGGAGTTCAGCGCGATCCAGCCGGCGTGCCTCCCCATCACCTCCACCAGCATCACCCGCTGGTGGGATTCGGCGGTGCTGTGCAACCGGTCTATGGCCTCGGTGGCCACCGTCAACGCGGTGTCGTGGCCGAAAGTTACGTCGGTGCAGTCGATGTCGTTGTCAATGGTCTTCGGCACGCCGACCACGGGGACGTTCTCCTCCGACAGCCAGTGCGCGGCGGTCAGCGTGCCTTCGCCGCCGATAGGGATGAGCACATCGATGCCGTTGTCGTCCAGGGTTTGCTTGATCTGCTCCAACCCGGCGCGCAGCTTGTCGGGATGCACCCGCGCGGTGCCCAGCATGGTTCCGCCCTTGGCCAGCAAGCGGTCGTTGCGGTCGTCGTTGCGCAGCTGCATGCGCCGGTTCTCCAGCAACCCGCGCCACCCGTCCTGGAATCCGACCACCGACGAGCCGTACCGGGCGTCGCAGGTGCGCACCACCGCCCGGATGACGGCATTAAGCCCGGGGCAGTCCCCGCCCCCGGTGAGAACTCCGATCCGCATGCCTTCATCTTGCCTCGTGCCGGGTGAGTGGCGCGAGCAGTCGCAAAAGCACCCAAAACGGCACGTTTTGGGTGCTTTTGCGTCTTTTCGCGCTAGATGGCGCTCGGCAGCGGGCCGCGGGCGGCCTCGTAGGAGGCACCCACCCGATACAACCGGTCGTCGGCCAACGCGGGCGCCATGATCTGCAGCCCGACCGGCAGCCCGTCGTCCGGGGACAGCCCGGACGGCACCGACATGCCGCAATGGCCGGCCAGGTTCAGCGGCAACGTGCACAGGTCGAACAGGTACATCGCCAGCGGATCGTCGACCTTCTCGCCCAGCCGGAACGCGGTGGTCGGGGTCGCCGGCGACACCAGCACGTCGACCGACCGGTAGGCCTCGTCGAGGTCGCGCGCGATCAACGTGCGCACCTTCTGCGCCTGGTTGTAGTAGGCGTCGTAGTAGCCCGCCGACAACGCGTAGGTGCCGATCATGATGCGGCGCTTGACCTCCGGCCCGAAACCGGCCGCCCGGGTCAACGCCATTACCTCTTCGGCACTGTGGGTGCCGTCGTCGCCGACCCGCAGCCCGTACCGCATCGCGTCGAAGCGCGCCAGGTTGGACGACACCTCCGACGGCAGGATCAGGTAATAGGCGGCCAACGCGTGATCGAAATGCGGGCAATCGACCTCGCTCACCTCGGCGCCCAGCGCGGTCAGCTGCTCGACAGCGGCCTGAAACGACGCCAAGACGCCCGGCTGATAGCCCTCACCGCGCAGCTGCTTGACCACCCCGATGCGCACGCCGCGCAGATCACCGGCCGCGCCGGCCCTGGCCGCGCCGACGACGTCGGGCACCTCGGCGTCAATCGACGTCGAATCGCGGGTGTCGTGCCCGGCGATCACCTGATGCAGCAGCGCGGTGTCCAGCACGGTGCGCGCACACGGGCCACCCTGATCCAGCGACGACGCGCACGCCACCAGCCCGTAGCGCGACACCGTGCCGTAGGTGGGTTTGACGCCGACCGTCGCGGTCAGCGCGGCGGGTTGACGGATGGAGCCCCCGGTGTCGGATCCGATGGCCAGCGGCGCCTGATACGCGGCCAGTGCCGCCGCGCTGCCGCCGCCGGACCCACCGGGCACCCGGTCGAGGTTCCACGGGTTGCGGGTCGGGCCGTAGGCGGAGTTCTCGGTGGACGAGCCCATCGCGAACTCGTCCATGTTGGTCTTGCCCAGGATCGGTAAGCCGGCCGCGCGCAGCCGCGCGGTCAGGGTGGCGTCGTAGGGAGATCGCCAGCCCTGCAGGATCTTGGACCCGCAGGTGGTGGGCATGTCGATCGTGGTGAAGACGTCCTTGAGCGCCAGCGGCACCCCGGCCAGCGCCGAAGGCAGCTGTTCACCGGCGGCCAGCTTGTTGTCGACGGCGGCCGCGGCGCCAAGCGCCTCGTCGGCGGCCACATGCAGGAACGCATGATACCGGTCGTCGGTCGCCTCGATCTGGTCCAGGTAAGCCTGGGTGATTTCGGTGGATGACAGCTCTTTGGCGGCGACCTTGGCGGCCAGCGTGGCGGCGTCGGATCGGATGATGTCCGTCACTCTTCGTCTCCCAGGATTTGGGGGACGGCGAAGCGGCCGTCGACGGCTTCGGGCGCCTCGGCCAGCGCCTCCTGCTGCGTCAGGCACGGTGTCGTCTCGTCCGCGCGGGTGACGTTGACGTCCTTGAGCGGGTTGTCGGTCGGTTCGACGCCGGTGACGTCGACGGCCTGGATCTGGCTGACGTGGGTCAGGATGGCGTCGAGTTGACCGGCGAAGCTGTCCAGCTCGGCCTCGGTCAACGCCAGCCGGGCCAGCCGGGCCAGGTGGGCTACCTCGTCGCGGGAGATCTGGGACACGAGCGAAAAGCCTAGCCCGGCGGCTCGGATCGTTAAGAGTAGGCCGGAACGGCCTGAGGTGGGGGCACCACCCGCTTGCGGGGGCGAGCCGGGCACTCAGGCTAGGGGAGTGTGAAGCCGGCCGACGCGACCCAGAGGGAGCCGGGCAATCCAACGCTGCCGAAATGCCGTGGATACATCGCTGTGCGACAGTGTTGGCCGTGCGTTCTTATCTGTTGCGCATCGAGCTAGCCGACCGACCTGGCAGCCTGGGGTCGCTGGCGGTCGCGCTCGGTTCGGTGGGTGCCGACATCCTCTCGCTCGACGTCGTCGAGCGCGGCAACGGCTATGCGATCGATGACCTGGTGGTCGAACTGCCCCCGGGAGCGATGCCCGACACCCTGATTACCGCCGCGGAGAAACTCCCCGGCGTCCGGGTCGATAGCCTCCGCCCACATACCGGCCTGCTGGAAGCGCACCGCGAGCTGGAGCTCCTCGACCACGTCGCAGCGGCCGGGGACAATGCGTCCAGGTTGCAGGTTCTGGCCGACGAGGCGCCCCGGGTGCTGCGGGTGAGCTGGTGCACGGTGTTGCGCAGTTCCCACGGCGAGCTGCGCCGGCTCGCCGGCAGTCCGGGTGCGCCGGAGACTCGGGCTGATTCGGCGCCGTGGCTGCCGATTGAGCACGCGGCGCCGCTGGACGGTAATGCCGAGTGGGTGCCGCAGGCATGGCGCGACATGGACACCACGATGGTGGCGGCACCGTTGGGCGACCCGCACACCGCGGTGGTGCTGGGCCGTCCGGGGCCCGAATTCCGGCCTTCGGAGGTGGCTCGGCTGGGCTATCTGGCCGGCATCGTGGCGACCATGCTGCGCTGATCGGTCATTGGCTGGAGAGCAACTCCCCGAGCACGTCATGGTTGCGCTGCAACCAGTCCGCCTCTTCACCGGGCGCCGGCATGATCAGCCCGGCTTCCATGATCGAGGTGGGGTCGACTTCGTTCAGGCCGATCAGCAGCGAGCGAGCGTCCTGGCCGGTGATCGACACCCACGCTTGCGACAGTTCGGTGAGCAGTCGCGCCCGCGTCTCGCGGTCCCGGCCTGCGCGAATGTTCCCGTTGATCACCGAACACGTGTTGGGTTTGCCGGCGGTGAAGTATGCCGCCGGGTCGTACTCGACGAACAAGACGTTGACGAATCCGCGGGGTGCACCCGTTACGGTGCAATGAATTTCGGTGATGGCTTCGGCCAATGCGGAGCGGTTATCCGCGCTGAGCGATCCTGCTGGAACGACACATTGATACAGCGGCATCAGCCACTATGGCACGCCTGCTGCTTCGGTGTCACCAGGCCCTTCCGCCAAGAGCCTTCGGAACCCGTCCTCATCGAGAATGGGCACGCCCAACTGCACCGCTTTGTCGTATTTGGATCCCGGGGAGTCGCCGGCGACAACGTAGGAGGTCTTCTTTGACACCGATCCGGCGGCCTTGCCGCCGCGCGCCACGATTGCCTCCTTGGCGTCGTCGCGGGAAAAGCCGGTCAGCGAGCCCGTGACCACGATGGTCAGCCCGGCCAGGGTGCGTGGGACGGTGGCGTCGCGCTCGTCGACCAGTCGAACCCCGGCCGCGCGCCACTTGTCGACGATCTCGCGGTGCCAGTCGACGGTGAACCACTCGGTGACCGCGGCAGCGATGGTAGGTCCCACACCCTCCACCGCGGCCAGCTGGTCAGTGGATGCGGCGATAATCGCGTCGAGACTGCCGAACTCGGTGGCCAGTGCGCGGGCGGCCGTCGGGCCGACATGGCGGATCGACAACGCCACGAGCACCCGCCACAGCGGTGCGGCCTTTGCCTTGTCGAGGTTGGCGAGTAGCCGTTTGCCGTTGGCCGACAAGTCGCCGGCCTTGGTCCGGAAGAGTTCGGTGCGCAACAGGCCGTCTTCGGTGAGGGCAAACAGGTCGCCCTCGTCCGCGATCACGTGTGTCTGCAGCAGCTCGACCGCGGCCTCATAGCCCAGCACCTCGATGTCCAAGGCGTTTCGGCTGGCGACGTGAAATACCCGCTCCCGCAATTGCGCCGGGCAGCCGCGGGCATTGGGGCAGCGAATGTCGGCATCGCCTTCCTTCTCCGGCGCCAACGGGGCGCCGCACTCGGGACATGTTGTGGGCATGACGAATTCGCGCTCGGACCCGTCGCGCAGGTCGACCACGGGACCCAGCACCTCGGGGATCACGTCGCCAGCCTTGCGGATCACCACGGTGTCGCCGATCAGCACGCCCTTGCGCTTCACCTCCGAGGCGTTGTGCAGCGTCGCCTGCCCCACCGTCGACCCGGCGACCTTCACCGGCGTCATGAACGCGAACGGCGTGACCCGCCCGGTGCGACCGACGTTCACCCGGATGTCGAGCAGCTTGGTCTGCGCTTCCTCGGGCGGGTACTTGTAGGCGATGGCCCAGCGCGGAGCCCGCGAGGTGGAACCCAGCCTGCGCTGCAGCGCCATCTCGTCGACTTTGACTACCACACCGTCGATTTCGTGGTCCACCTCGTGGCGATGCTCGCCCCAGTAGTCGATGCGCTCCCGCACGCCGGCGATGTCGTTCACGACGGTGGTGTGCTCGGAAACCGGCAGCCCCCAGGCCCGCAATGCCAGATAGGCTTCGTGCTGCGTGGCCGGGCGAAAGCCTTCGGTGTGCCCCAGCCCGTGGCAGATCATCCGCAGCTTACGGCGCGCCGTAACCGCAGGGTCTTTCTGACGCAGCGATCCCGCCGCGCTGTTGCGAGGGTTGGCGAACGGCGCCTTGCCCGCCTCGACGAGGCTGGCGTTGAGCGCCTGGAAGTCCTCCAGCCGGAAGAACACCTCGCCGCGGACCTCGAGAACCTCGGGCACCGGGTAATCGTCGCTGGCGCTGAGCCGTTCGGGGACGTCGTCGATGGTGCGGGCGTTCAGCGTGACGTCCTCGCCGGTGCGCCCGTCGCCCCGGGTCGCCGCCGCGGTCAGGCGTCCGCCCCGGTAGACCAGCGACAATGCGACACCGTCGATCTTGAGCTCACATAGATAGTGCGCGGCCCCGATGTCCGGGCCGACCTCCGCACGGATGCGGGTGGCCCAGGCGTCGAGTTCCTCCGTGCTGAATGCATTGTCCAGGCTGAGCATTCTGTCCAGGTGGTCAACCGGCTCGAACTCGGTGGCGAAGCCGGCGCCGCCGACCAGCTGGGTGGGTGAGTCGGGGGTGCGCAGCTCGGGGTACTGCTCCTCGAGGGCCTCCAGCCGGCGCACTAGGGCGTCGAACTCCGCGTCGGAGATGATCGGCGCGTCCCGCACGTAGTAGCGGAACTGGTGTTCGCGCACCTCCTCGGCCAGCTCCTGCCACTCGCGCAACACTTCTGGGCGCAACACCTCAGGCGAAGTCACCCTGGCAGGCTATCGAAACCGGCTGACACAGCCGAGATTGCCGTGATGGTCGTGCCCGGTCGCCCAGCCACAGCCGTGGTGGCAATCTCGACGAGATCAGTCCTCGGCCTCCTCTTCGACATGAGCCCGCAGACGATCCACCGCGGCGTCCCACTTGCGCGACAGCTGGGTGAGGAAATCGCTAGCCCAGGCCAGCGGCGCGGTCTGCACAGTCCAGAGGCGCTCCCGGCCGCGTCGCGTGCTGGTGACCAATCCCGCGGACTCTAACAGTTGCAAATGCTTGGTGACCGCCTGCCGACTGACCGGAATCGCCCGTTTGACTTGAGACGTTGAGCTCGGGCCGAGATCGCAGAGCCGGACGATGATGCGCAGCCGATGCGGGTCCCCGAGCGCATCGAAGAGCGGTGCCGCGACCGTGCTCACACCCGGGTTTCTTCCAAATACCTACGCACCAGGCCGGTTTGGATGGCCCAGCCCTCGGAATTGGCCTCGAACGAGGTGGAGCGGCGCGCCTCCGGAATGGCGGATGGCTATACGGCAACGGCGGCAAGGGCGGCATGGGTGGCAACGCCACCGTCGCCGGCCAGGCCGGCGGCGACGGCGGTGACGGCGGCATCGGCGGCCACGGCGGCGCGGGCGGACTATTCGGCGGCCAGTCGGGCAGCGCCGGCCTGGGCGGCGCCGGCGGTCAGGGCGGGACGGGCGGCGTCGGGGGCGCGGGCGGTGCCGGCGGCAAGGGCGCCATCAACGGCATCACCGGCAGCACCGGCAATCAGGGCGCCACCGGAACTACGGGCGCAGCCGGACGTCCGGGCTGACGCGGTCAGAGGGCGTCCGGGTCGTGGGCCAACGCCTCGGCGGCCTTGCGGGCAAGCTGGATCGCGGTCCGCGCCCACTCGTGGGTTGCACCAGCCAGACCACACGCCGGGGCCACACCGAGGTGGTCGCGCAGCACCGCGCGCCCGAAACCGAGCCGATCCGTCACCGCCACCACCGCGGCCGCCACCTCCTCCACCGACGGCCGCCGCTCCGGCGCGGTCGCGGGCACGACGCCCAGCACGATGACCCGCCCCGACTCGACGAACGCCGCGATGCCGTCCAGATCCGCGGCTTGCAGCGTGCCGGCGTCCACCGCTACCGCACTAATACCATTGCGCTGCAACAGATTCCACGGCAACTCGGGAGCGCAGCTATGCAGCATGACGTCGGCGCCGGCGCCCGCCACACAGGTGTCGAGCAGGGCGCCCGCCACCGCCTCGTCGAGCGCGGCGACCGGGCTCAGCGCGGTCACCCCGGCCAGCCGTCCGCCCAATGCCGCCGGCAGCGACGGCTCGTCGAACTGCACCACCACCGGCGTGTCGAGTCGACGGGCCAGCTCCGCGCGGTGTGCGGCAACGCCTTCGGCCAGCGACTCCGCAAGGTCACGCAGCGCACCGGGGTCGGTGATCGCCCGGTGGCCGTTGGCCAGCTCCAACCCCGCGGCCAGCGTGATCGGCCCGGGAGCCTGCACCTTGACCACCCGCCCGCCGCCGCGCAGGCCGGCGGTCTCCCAGGCCTCTTCCAGCGCGTCCATGTCTTCGTCCAGCATGCTCGCGGCCCTACGTGTCACCGCGCCGGGCCGGGCGGCGATGCGGTAACCGCGCGGCACGGTGTCGATGGCCACGTCGACCAGCAACCCGCCGGCGCGCCCGAGCATGTCGGCTCCCACCCCCCGGGCGGGCAGCTCGACAATGTGGGCCAGCGCGCCCGCCAACTCACCGACGACGACCTCGGCGGCCTGCCGCGGGACGATGCCGGGCCAGGATCCGATGCCGGTGGCCTTCGCAAAAGGCGAGGCGAAAACACTCACCCGGCAACCGTATTCGACCACCTCTCGCGCCCAGGCCGGCAGGGGGGAGTCACCACCACGTCACGCGAGCAGGTTCGAGCCCGGAAGGGCGGCAAATGGCGAGACTGATGCGGCCGCCGCTGTTGTGCTGCGCAACGTTGCCGACAGCGGCGTGCACGCGGGTGGTGGGTGGCACCGCACTGCCGGCGTTCGGCGCCGGGCAGCGGGGTGTGCTCGACGTCGCCACGATCCTGCTGGGCCAATCGCGGATGCGCGCGATCACCGGCGCGGGCGAGCACCTGACGATCATTGCCTCGATGGACGGCAGGTATCGGGTCCTGTCGGTGGCGTTGCTGGAAGTCACCTTTTGCGGCTTTCCGGAATCGTGTCTGACATCGCGCTAACGAACATCGCGGCGAACGTGCCAGGTTCGCGCCGTCGGGGCCGTCGTCAAGATTGGACGGCGAAATCCCGGGACAGCCGTACGTCCGGGAACCATTGGCCGTCGGGCAAACCGGCGGTGAGTTGGTCGATCGCGACGGCTATCGCATACGGCGTCCCGGGGCTAAACGTCGATACCCACTCGCCGTCGTATGCGCGGGACGGACTGACCAGAATGCGGCCCCCGGTGGTGTCGACGATGCTCAGGCCCACTTCAGTGGTGGCGGACTGGCCGTCTTGGTCGCGGGCGCCCGCCACGACCTCGACGTAATTGCGCGGGCCGTTGAACACCGACTCCACCACCGCGCGCGCCGATTCCGGGATACCCAGGTAGTCAACGACTTCCGCTAGTGACGCCCCGGCCCGCAGGCGCTCGTCGGCCCGAGTCCCGACCCGCGCCGGCAGGCTGAACTCATCGAACCGCGCCGGGGGCCGGTTCGCCAGCCCGGCGCCCAGGACCGGAACCAGCGCCCGGGGTTCGTGAATATCCAAAGCTGTCAACGTGATCAGCTGCGCGTTGCGCAGCGCGACGACGGTCTTGTCGCTGACATCGCCACGCCGCGCGACGACGCCGCGCAGTAGTTCCTCGGCGCCGGTGGCCGGTGCTGGACCCACATAGCGCAGGTCGAGCCACCGGTCCGGGAAGCACAGCACCTTGACCCAGTCGGCCACTGCCCGGTTGACGACGCCGCCCGCGGACAGCACGCCCATCCGGGCCAACTCCGTGGCCTGACGACTCGCCCACCCATCGCGTTCTGCGGCATCGCGATACGGCGTGGTGATTGCCAGCACCCACGGAAAGCTGCCCGCTTCAATGGTTTCGGCGATGAACCAGGCGTGATCGACCGTCAGCTCGACGGCGTTGGGTGCTGTTTGCATCTAGCTAACCGACGAACGGGCTAGCCCCATTTGGCGGCTTCGGCGCCGTCGCGGGCCAACATGGCCATGGTGTTGGCCTCATGCGTGGAGGCCATCGACTGATAGGCCCGCACCAGGTCCTCTAGGGCCTGGTTCCACTGCGCCTGCCAACCCTGATAGGTGATCCCGGTATCACCCTGCCAGGCATTCGACAGCGCGGCCTGCTCGCTGGCGATATCGGCGCCCAGGCTCTGCAGCGTGCCCGCATACCCCGACATGTCCCCGGCATGGGCCATCATCGCCGGGTAGTTGTACATAATCTGCGACATCACAAACCCTTTCGATAATCAGTAACGGGCGGCTTTAGAACCCGGTGTAGCTGGACGCAGCGGCGGCATCGGCGGCCACATAGGTGCCCGCGGCATCCCCCAGGTTGGCCTGCGCGAGATCCAGCAAGGCGTTGACCTTGGCGGCCGCGGCGACAAACCGGGCATGGGCGGCCTGAAACGCCGCCGCGGACTCCCCCTGGTGAAACGCCTGCGCCGACATCGCCGACTGCTCGGCCTGACCGATCGTGTGGCGCATCAACCCCGCCTTGGCGGCAAACGCCGACTGCGAGGCCACCAACTGCGGAATATGGGCATCCAACAAACTCATCACGATCCCTCTCTTTTTCGGGTTTCCCTTGACAACGCCGTTAACACACGGCGCCAACCACATTCGGCTCCCAGCTCGCCGGCAGCATCGGCACCCGCACACCACCACCAAGCCCATCGCCGGCCAACACCGTCAAACCACACGGCGCCGCAACCGCCTCCTTACCGGCCGTCCCGGCAAACCCCAACACCCCAGCACCCCGATCAGAAGCCACCACCGACACCAACCGCGCGCCAGAAGCACCACCCGCCAACGGCTCCACCGCCCCGACAGCCACAGCGGCCGGCGCGGCAACCACCCCCGCCGCCGGCATAGCGGCCAATCCCGCCACACCGGCCACACCCGCGACAGCCGGAGCAACACCAGCGGCCAACACCCCCAACAAGGGAGCCGCCAAAAGCGGAACAGCGCCAATCAAATTCGAAATAATCCACGCAACAACAATCGTTGTAATGGCTAATGCGTTACCGAAGATTACTAACGGAAGTAAAATGAGTCCGATGGTGAATGGTATCCCAAGCAGAGCGAGGGATACCAGATCATCAAAGGCCAGTATGAACTGGAAATTCAAGAGATTCACGACCAATAGGAACAGTAGCTCAATGAAGGCTTCGGCGGTCTTTTCGAAAATTTCGCCGATCTCTGCCAGTTCTTTAGCGGCCTCGGTTAAGACCTGCATTATGGCTTGCCACGGGAATGGTGTGAGGGTGGCGGCCAGGGCGCCGGAAAGGTTGATGCGTAGAGCTGTGACCTCGGCCGTTATCAGTGTGTGACCGGCGTGTCGGATGTGGCGGGTGTGGCCAACGGGCTTGGATGCAGGTTGCGAAGCCAACCATCCGAACCCGAGGTCACACCCACGTGCCATCTTCTCCGACGCCGCCTGCCGATGCGAACCCGACGCGCCACGAACGCCTGTTGCAAGCCCTGCAGACAGTGCCCGACCCACGCGACCGGCGCGGGTGCGCTACTCGTTGGCCGGGTGCTCGCACTGGCGGTCACAGCTACCTTGGCCGGGTGCCGGTCGTTCGCGGCGATCGGCCAATGGGCCGCAGAGGCGGCAAGTGGCACACTGGCTTCGTTCGGAGTCACCAGCGGCAGCGCCCGGACGAATCGACGTTGCGCAAATTGTTCGCCCGCCTCGATGCCGACGCCCTCGACCAAGCATTGGGCGTGTGGATGTGGACGCGAACCTTCACCGTCGAGCAGCGTCGCGTGATCGCCATCGACGGCAAGACGATCCGAGGCGCGCGCACCCGCGCTGGTGGCAAGGCCCCACACCTGATCGCCGCATTCGACCACGGTGCCGGAGTCGTGCTAGGACAGGTGGCCGTCGACGCAAAGAGCAACGAAATACCCGCTGCGCGAACACTGTTGAGGCATCTCGATCTCGACGATGCAGTGGTGACCCTCGATGCGATGCACACCCAAACCGATACCGCCACACTCATCACCGGCGCAGGCGGCGACTACGTGTTCACAGTGAAGGCGAATATGCCGACCCTGCACCACAAGCTCAAGACACTGC
This is a stretch of genomic DNA from Mycobacterium lacus. It encodes these proteins:
- a CDS encoding ESX secretion-associated protein EspG, with product MQTAPNAVELTVDHAWFIAETIEAGSFPWVLAITTPYRDAAERDGWASRQATELARMGVLSAGGVVNRAVADWVKVLCFPDRWLDLRYVGPAPATGAEELLRGVVARRGDVSDKTVVALRNAQLITLTALDIHEPRALVPVLGAGLANRPPARFDEFSLPARVGTRADERLRAGASLAEVVDYLGIPESARAVVESVFNGPRNYVEVVAGARDQDGQSATTEVGLSIVDTTGGRILVSPSRAYDGEWVSTFSPGTPYAIAVAIDQLTAGLPDGQWFPDVRLSRDFAVQS
- a CDS encoding WXG100 family type VII secretion target, whose translation is MSQIMYNYPAMMAHAGDMSGYAGTLQSLGADIASEQAALSNAWQGDTGITYQGWQAQWNQALEDLVRAYQSMASTHEANTMAMLARDGAEAAKWG
- the esxG gene encoding type VII secretion system protein EsxG, whose amino-acid sequence is MSLLDAHIPQLVASQSAFAAKAGLMRHTIGQAEQSAMSAQAFHQGESAAAFQAAHARFVAAAAKVNALLDLAQANLGDAAGTYVAADAAAASSYTGF
- a CDS encoding PPW family C-terminal domain-containing PPE protein is translated as MQVLTEAAKELAEIGEIFEKTAEAFIELLFLLVVNLLNFQFILAFDDLVSLALLGIPFTIGLILLPLVIFGNALAITTIVVAWIISNLIGAVPLLAAPLLGVLAAGVAPAVAGVAGVAGLAAMPAAGVVAAPAAVAVGAVEPLAGGASGARLVSVVASDRGAGVLGFAGTAGKEAVAAPCGLTVLAGDGLGGGVRVPMLPASWEPNVVGAVC